One segment of Thunnus thynnus chromosome 19, fThuThy2.1, whole genome shotgun sequence DNA contains the following:
- the rgs3a gene encoding regulator of G-protein signaling 3a isoform X9, whose protein sequence is MFHTMVDFSEKYLERAKDMKNRLAFLRRRNESPGSNPASKLDKSMKSVKPTPEEALKWGDSLDKLLAHKYGLAAFRAFLRTEFSEENLEFWLACEEYKKIKSQSKMASKAKKIFAEYIAIQSCKEVNLDSYTRDHTKDNLQNVTRSCFDLAQRRIYGLMEKDSYPRFLRSELYLDLVNQKKQSSTSTSSSS, encoded by the exons GGCCAAAGACATGAAGAATCGACTGGCTTTCCTGCGGAGGAGGAATGAATCCCCAGGAAGCAACCCAGCCAGCAAGTTAGACAAATCTATGAAGTCAGTCAA GCCCACCCCGGAGGAGGCATTAAAATGGGGGGATTCGCTTGACAAGCTGCTGGCACACAAAT ATGGTCTGGCAGCGTTCAGAGCTTTCCTGCGCACAGAGTTCAGCGAGGAGAATCTGGAATTCTGGCTAGCATGTGAGGAATACAAGAAGATTAAGTCGCAGTCCAAGATGGCTTCAAAAGCCAAGAAAATCTTTGCGGAATACATCGCTATCCAGTCTTGTAAAGAG GTAAACCTGGATTCATACACCAGAGATCACACTAAGGACAACCTGCAGAATGTGACACGCTCCTGCTTCGACCTAGCGCAGAGGCGGATATACGGGCTGATGGAGAAGGACTCATACCCCCGCTTCCTTCGCTCAGAACTCTACTTGGACTTAGTCAACCAAAAAAAGCAGAGCTCCACTTCGACTTCATCTTCGTCATAA